CACGACCATCTGAAAGCACTTGAGGCCAAACAGGTGATAAAAACCACCGGAGGAGTCTCACGTTCCATTGAAGTAATCGGTGAAGAGTTCTTCCCCCGTGAAGAACTGATCCAGGTGCCGGTCATTGGTTCCATTGCCGCAGGAGCACCCTTGATGAGCGAAGAGAACACTGATTTTATCCTCAACATCCCTGCAACCATGTTGAGAACGACACGAAACACCTACTTTGCCCTGAAAATCAGGGGAGAGAGCATGATTGAGGATGGCATATACGATGGCGATATTGCCATCATCCGTAAGTGCGACGTCGCTGAACGGGGAGACATAGTAGCTGCATCCGTAGGTGATGATGAACCGGGAATTACACTCAAGGGGTACTATCCCGGCAAGGGAAGTGTAGAACTTCGTCCAGCCAATGCATCCATGGGCCCAATCATCACGCGTTCTTGCAAGATTCACGGCAAGTTACACCTTCTGATCCGGAACTATCGATGAGTGAACGAGCATATCTTCTTCTCGGCCCTGAAACAGGCGCTAAGGAACAGGTACTGAAAGATATTCGGGACAAACTTAAAGAGGCCCATGGTGGTGAGATAGAGCTTAGCAGATTCTACCCATTCGAGACCGAAAATGGGGAGATTCTCACTGCACTGAACAACAACAGTCTGTTCAGCGACCATCGTATGGTTATCTTGAGCCAGGCTGAGCAACTTGGATCACCCATGGTGGAATCGATTGCAAACTATCTTGCCCATCCGGTGGAAACAGCAACGCTGATCATCATTTCCAGTGAGCTTTATCTCTCACAGAAGATCATGAAGGCAATTCCCAAGAGGAATATTCAGACGTTCTATGATCTCCTGGAAAACCAAAAGACTGATTGGATCAGAAATTTCTTCAGGAAGTTGGGAATTTCCATCACGGCCGATGGAATAGATCTCCTCATTGACCTCACTGAAGACAATACCCAGGAATTACGTCTTATCTGCAACCAGCTGGCCATATTTTGGCAGATCGATAAACGCAGTCGCCCCATTGAGGAAGAGGATGTCGAGACCTATATCTATCATAGCAGACAGGAAGATGCATTCACCCTCTTCCCCTTGATCGCCAGGGGAGACCTGAAACAGAGCATGCAATCACTGCACAGTATTCTTGGTAGTGGGGACAGCCAAAGCTCCATTCTCTTGGTGAATGGATTACTCTGGCAGTTCAGGAGGCTCTACTCACTCCAGGAGTTCATCTTCCAGGGCGGCAATGAGAGTGAGGCGTACTTGCAAGCACATGTACAGGGAAAGAACAGCCCGATCAAGAAACCCAAGGATAAAACCACGTACAGGAATGCCTTGCAACGATTCGACCTCGAGTCCATCAGGAGGATAATCATTGCGCTGGGAGAGGCTGACCTCGAAGTCAAGGAATCCGGCAGCGAGCTCACAGATCTGGTGCTTGAGAGATTACTCTACCGGATCATTAAATGTCAGGGGAAACCCCTCAATAAAGCCAGCTTTGCCTCTCTGATCTAGAGAGAGAGCTGGCTCAGTATCCGCTTCGCAACAACAAGGGAGATCCCCCCTTCCTTACTCAGCTCCTCAGCTGACTTTGCCAGGATGGCTTCCAGACTTCCGTACTGTTTC
The sequence above is drawn from the uncultured Sphaerochaeta sp. genome and encodes:
- the lexA gene encoding transcriptional repressor LexA gives rise to the protein MRELTDRQKAIATFISSYIKENNYAPSVRDIADHFQFSVKAAHDHLKALEAKQVIKTTGGVSRSIEVIGEEFFPREELIQVPVIGSIAAGAPLMSEENTDFILNIPATMLRTTRNTYFALKIRGESMIEDGIYDGDIAIIRKCDVAERGDIVAASVGDDEPGITLKGYYPGKGSVELRPANASMGPIITRSCKIHGKLHLLIRNYR
- the holA gene encoding DNA polymerase III subunit delta, which produces MSERAYLLLGPETGAKEQVLKDIRDKLKEAHGGEIELSRFYPFETENGEILTALNNNSLFSDHRMVILSQAEQLGSPMVESIANYLAHPVETATLIIISSELYLSQKIMKAIPKRNIQTFYDLLENQKTDWIRNFFRKLGISITADGIDLLIDLTEDNTQELRLICNQLAIFWQIDKRSRPIEEEDVETYIYHSRQEDAFTLFPLIARGDLKQSMQSLHSILGSGDSQSSILLVNGLLWQFRRLYSLQEFIFQGGNESEAYLQAHVQGKNSPIKKPKDKTTYRNALQRFDLESIRRIIIALGEADLEVKESGSELTDLVLERLLYRIIKCQGKPLNKASFASLI